Proteins from a single region of Nakamurella deserti:
- a CDS encoding IclR family transcriptional regulator → MEHSSGIGVLDKAVAVLRAVAGAPLGLAGLCEATGMPRATAHRLAVGLEGHGLLARDGEGRWRTGPLVATLAATAPDPLLAAAARVLPELRDLTGESVQLYRADGPSRICVAVAEPRSGLRDTVPLGSVLPMHAGSAAKVLSAWAPARPGNGEGPFSERALADVRRLGWAESVAEREPGVASVSAPVWDARGGVIAAVSVSGPVDRISRRPGDRWAADLTAAAAELTAAL, encoded by the coding sequence ATGGAACACTCTAGCGGCATCGGCGTGCTCGACAAAGCCGTGGCGGTCCTCCGGGCGGTGGCCGGCGCACCGCTGGGCCTGGCCGGGCTCTGCGAGGCCACGGGGATGCCCCGCGCGACGGCGCACCGGCTGGCCGTGGGCCTGGAGGGCCACGGGCTGCTGGCCCGGGACGGGGAGGGACGGTGGCGTACCGGCCCACTGGTGGCGACGCTGGCGGCCACCGCGCCGGACCCGTTGCTGGCGGCGGCGGCGCGGGTGCTGCCGGAGCTGCGCGACCTGACCGGCGAGAGCGTGCAGCTGTACCGGGCGGACGGACCCAGCCGCATCTGCGTCGCGGTGGCCGAGCCGCGTTCCGGCCTGCGCGACACCGTGCCGCTCGGCTCGGTGCTGCCGATGCACGCGGGATCGGCCGCGAAGGTGCTGTCCGCGTGGGCGCCGGCCCGGCCCGGGAACGGCGAGGGGCCGTTCTCCGAGCGGGCACTGGCCGACGTCCGCCGGCTCGGGTGGGCGGAGTCCGTCGCGGAGCGTGAACCCGGCGTGGCCAGCGTGTCGGCGCCGGTGTGGGACGCCCGGGGCGGCGTGATCGCGGCCGTGTCGGTCTCCGGGCCCGTGGACCGGATCAGTCGCCGGCCCGGCGACCGGTGGGCGGCGGACCTGACCGCCGCCGCCGCCGAACTCACCGCGGCGCTCTGA
- a CDS encoding HAD family hydrolase: MSGPAPAGLGGVRAVLFDIDDTLVDFAASAAAGLVQLLGPDAAARDGLSDTWHTLTERHYPRFLAGEVPFTQMQIDRMVELLTWAGLPVPDRDGLLALEERRQQEMTRHYRLFDDVRPCLEALGDHRRGVVSNSDGPHQRAKLASVGLADAFEVVVISGEVGHPKPDARIFREACRRLALPPAAVAYVGDRLDVDAHGAAAAGLHGVWLDRGTRADAGARPPAAVGPDAPPVTVITGLDELPGLLAPA; this comes from the coding sequence GTGAGCGGGCCGGCTCCCGCCGGCCTCGGCGGCGTCCGGGCGGTGCTGTTCGACATCGACGACACCCTGGTCGACTTCGCGGCGTCGGCCGCCGCGGGGCTGGTGCAGCTGCTCGGTCCGGACGCCGCCGCCCGCGACGGGCTGTCCGACACCTGGCACACGCTCACCGAGCGGCACTACCCGCGCTTTCTGGCCGGCGAGGTGCCGTTCACGCAGATGCAGATCGACCGGATGGTGGAGCTGCTGACCTGGGCCGGGCTCCCCGTCCCGGACCGGGACGGGTTGCTCGCCCTGGAGGAACGCCGTCAGCAGGAGATGACCCGCCACTACCGGCTCTTCGACGACGTCCGTCCGTGCCTGGAGGCGCTCGGGGACCACCGGAGGGGCGTGGTGTCCAACAGCGACGGCCCGCACCAGCGGGCCAAGCTGGCGTCGGTGGGGCTCGCCGACGCGTTCGAGGTGGTGGTCATCTCCGGTGAGGTCGGTCACCCCAAACCCGACGCGCGGATCTTCCGGGAGGCCTGCCGGCGCCTCGCCCTCCCCCCGGCCGCCGTGGCCTACGTCGGGGACCGCCTCGACGTGGACGCCCACGGTGCCGCGGCGGCCGGGCTGCACGGCGTCTGGCTCGATCGCGGTACCCGCGCGGACGCCGGGGCCCGCCCGCCGGCGGCGGTCGGTCCGGACGCGCCGCCGGTGACGGTGATCACCGGTCTGGACGAGCTGCCCGGATTGCTGGCACCGGCCTGA
- the gltX gene encoding glutamate--tRNA ligase produces MDSTPTPPAPAAAHPLTARPSRPVVARFCPSPTGTPHVGMARTALFNWAFARHHGGTLVFRIEDTDAARNTEESYAALLDSMQWLGLDWDEGPLVGGPHGPYRQSERAEIHRDVAARLLAAGHLYESYSTADEVTARHVAAGRDPKLGYDNYDRDAPLEFVKAAIDAGRPAVLRLRMPDGDHSWTDLVRGPITFPAGSVPDPVMVRGNGEPLYTLVNPVDDALMGITHVLRGEDLLPSTPRQIALYAALADIGVGTGTPEFGHLPFVMGAGNKKLSKRDPESSLFHHRDAGFVREGMVNYLALLGFSLGDDRDIFSPEDLVAAFDIARVQPNPARFDQKKAEAINAAHIRLLAPDDFAGRLVPYLQARGSLPVEPSAADLALVAEAAPLVQERSNLMVDAATMLDFLFTPEFTVVPAAAAKALTAASVPVLEATITALSGLTEFEPGAIEAALRHALIDTLQLKPRVAFTAVRVAATGSTVSPPLYESLALLGRDRTLERLGAGLALAQAA; encoded by the coding sequence ATGGATTCCACACCCACGCCTCCCGCCCCCGCCGCCGCCCACCCGCTGACCGCCCGGCCGTCCCGACCGGTGGTCGCGCGGTTCTGCCCGTCGCCCACCGGCACCCCGCACGTCGGGATGGCCCGCACCGCCCTGTTCAACTGGGCGTTCGCGCGTCACCACGGCGGCACCCTGGTCTTCCGCATCGAGGACACCGACGCCGCGCGCAACACCGAGGAGTCCTACGCGGCGCTGCTGGACTCGATGCAGTGGCTGGGCCTGGACTGGGACGAGGGCCCACTCGTCGGTGGTCCGCACGGGCCGTACCGGCAGAGCGAGCGCGCGGAGATCCACCGCGACGTGGCCGCCCGGCTGCTCGCCGCGGGTCACCTGTACGAGTCCTACTCCACGGCCGACGAGGTCACCGCCCGGCACGTCGCGGCCGGCCGCGACCCCAAGCTCGGCTACGACAACTACGACCGCGACGCCCCTCTGGAGTTCGTCAAGGCCGCGATCGATGCGGGCCGCCCGGCCGTGCTGCGGCTGCGGATGCCCGACGGCGACCACTCCTGGACCGACCTGGTCCGCGGCCCGATCACCTTCCCGGCGGGCTCGGTCCCCGATCCGGTGATGGTGCGCGGCAACGGCGAGCCGCTCTACACGCTGGTGAACCCGGTCGACGACGCCCTGATGGGCATCACCCACGTGCTGCGCGGCGAGGACCTGCTGCCGTCCACCCCGCGCCAGATCGCGCTGTACGCCGCGTTGGCCGACATCGGGGTCGGTACCGGCACCCCCGAGTTCGGTCACCTGCCGTTCGTCATGGGTGCGGGCAACAAGAAGCTCTCCAAGCGCGACCCGGAGTCCAGCCTCTTCCACCACCGAGACGCCGGCTTCGTCCGCGAGGGCATGGTGAACTACCTGGCGCTACTGGGCTTCTCACTCGGCGACGACCGCGACATCTTCTCGCCGGAGGACCTGGTCGCCGCCTTCGACATCGCGCGGGTGCAGCCCAACCCGGCCCGGTTCGACCAGAAGAAGGCCGAGGCGATCAACGCCGCGCACATCCGGCTGTTGGCCCCCGACGACTTCGCCGGGCGGTTGGTGCCCTACCTGCAGGCCCGCGGCTCCCTGCCGGTGGAGCCGTCGGCCGCCGATCTGGCCCTGGTCGCCGAGGCGGCGCCGCTGGTGCAGGAGCGGTCCAACCTGATGGTGGACGCGGCCACCATGCTGGACTTCCTCTTCACCCCGGAGTTCACCGTCGTCCCGGCGGCGGCCGCGAAGGCGCTCACCGCGGCGTCGGTGCCGGTGCTGGAGGCGACCATCACCGCCTTGAGCGGGCTGACGGAGTTCGAGCCGGGAGCCATCGAAGCCGCCCTGCGGCACGCCCTGATCGACACCCTGCAGCTCAAGCCCCGGGTGGCCTTCACCGCGGTCCGGGTGGCCGCCACCGGCAGCACGGTGTCGCCGCCCCTGTACGAGTCGCTGGCGCTGCTGGGCCGGGACAGGACCCTGGAGCGGCTCGGCGCCGGGCTGGCCCTGGCCCAGGCGGCGTGA
- a CDS encoding fumarylacetoacetate hydrolase family protein, translating to MRLGRIAHPEGLAFVAIEDSATGPIVREIKDHPFGDPEFSGRSWPLADVRLLAPILPSKIVAVGRNYADHAAEMGNTVPDEPVIFLKPSTSVIGPNARILLPPSSARVDYEGELAVVIGRPAREVRAENAASVILGYTVANDVTARDLQKLDVQFTRGKGFNTFCPIGPWIETDLDPSDLAVRTELDGEVRQDGHTGDMVHTVGAIIEFVSEIMDLLPGDVILTGTPAGVGPMEAGQTVSVTVEGIGTLTNPVAYR from the coding sequence ATGCGCCTGGGTCGCATCGCCCATCCCGAGGGCCTGGCCTTCGTGGCCATCGAGGACTCCGCCACCGGCCCGATCGTCCGCGAGATCAAGGACCACCCCTTCGGCGATCCCGAGTTCTCCGGCCGCAGTTGGCCGTTGGCCGACGTCCGGCTGCTCGCCCCGATCCTGCCGTCCAAGATCGTCGCGGTCGGCCGCAACTACGCCGATCACGCCGCCGAGATGGGCAACACCGTGCCCGACGAGCCGGTCATCTTCCTCAAGCCGTCGACCTCGGTGATCGGGCCGAACGCCCGGATCCTGCTGCCGCCGTCGTCGGCGCGGGTGGATTACGAGGGGGAGCTGGCCGTGGTGATCGGCCGGCCCGCCCGCGAGGTGCGTGCCGAGAACGCCGCGTCGGTGATCCTCGGGTACACCGTCGCCAACGACGTGACCGCCCGCGACCTGCAGAAGCTCGACGTGCAGTTCACCCGCGGCAAGGGTTTCAACACCTTCTGCCCCATCGGCCCGTGGATCGAGACCGACCTCGATCCCTCCGATCTCGCCGTCCGGACCGAGCTCGACGGCGAGGTCAGGCAGGACGGCCACACCGGCGACATGGTGCACACCGTCGGCGCCATCATCGAGTTCGTCTCCGAGATCATGGATCTGCTGCCCGGCGACGTCATCCTCACCGGGACCCCGGCCGGCGTCGGCCCGATGGAGGCCGGCCAGACCGTCTCGGTCACCGTCGAGGGCATCGGCACGTTGACCAACCCGGTGGCCTACCGCTGA
- the cimA gene encoding citramalate synthase: MTSPPDVSAGRPVRPSPLGDTFHLYDTTLRDGAQRQGISYSVADKLAAAGLLDQLGVGFIEGGWPGAMPKDTEFFARAAEGELELRSAALVAFGATRKAGVAVADDPQVRALLDSRAPVVTLVAKSDLRHVERALRTTPEENLAMVADTVAHLVAHGRRVFLDCEHFFDGYAFDADYGVRVLDAAVRAGADVGVLCDTNGGMLPFQIETVVREVLARTGFRIGIHCQDDTGCAVANTLAAVHAGATHAQCTANGYGERAGNADLFAVTGSLVTKLDLPVLPEGALVEMMRISHALAELANIAPDDHQAYVGSSVFAHKAGLHASAIKVGPELYNHLDPGLVGNDMHILVTEMAGRASIELKAAELGIDLATHPGVVTAVVQTVKERESQGWSYEAADASFAVLVQRELAAAAAGDGVPVPSPFEIESYRVIVDGEQPVAVAADDGVVLRTDTRAEATVRVRTAGRRVIATAEGNGPVNALDSALRQALSSQFPVLDDVGLVDYKVRILGGNAGTEAVTRVLVTSQRGAAQWTTVGVHPNVIEASWLALVDSLRYAIGAS, encoded by the coding sequence GTGACGTCGCCACCCGACGTGTCCGCCGGCCGGCCGGTCCGCCCGTCGCCGCTGGGCGACACCTTCCACCTGTACGACACCACCCTCCGTGACGGTGCCCAACGGCAGGGGATCAGCTACTCGGTGGCCGACAAGCTCGCCGCCGCCGGCCTGCTGGACCAGCTCGGGGTGGGCTTCATCGAGGGTGGCTGGCCGGGCGCGATGCCCAAGGACACCGAATTCTTCGCCCGCGCCGCCGAGGGCGAACTCGAGCTGCGCAGTGCCGCCCTCGTCGCCTTCGGGGCCACCCGCAAGGCGGGGGTGGCCGTCGCGGACGACCCGCAGGTCCGGGCGTTGCTGGACTCCCGGGCGCCGGTCGTGACCCTGGTGGCGAAGTCGGACCTGCGGCACGTCGAGCGGGCGTTGCGCACCACGCCGGAGGAGAACCTCGCGATGGTGGCCGACACCGTCGCCCACCTGGTCGCCCACGGCCGACGGGTGTTCCTCGACTGCGAGCACTTCTTCGACGGCTACGCCTTCGATGCCGACTACGGGGTGCGGGTGCTGGATGCGGCGGTGCGCGCGGGCGCCGACGTCGGAGTCCTGTGCGACACCAACGGCGGGATGCTGCCGTTCCAGATCGAGACCGTCGTGCGGGAGGTGCTCGCCCGCACCGGCTTCCGGATCGGCATCCACTGCCAGGACGACACCGGCTGCGCCGTCGCCAACACGCTCGCCGCGGTGCACGCCGGTGCGACGCACGCCCAGTGCACCGCCAACGGCTACGGGGAGCGCGCCGGCAACGCCGACCTCTTCGCGGTCACCGGGTCCCTGGTCACCAAGCTCGACCTGCCGGTGCTGCCGGAGGGTGCGTTGGTGGAGATGATGCGCATCTCGCACGCGCTGGCGGAGCTGGCCAACATCGCTCCGGACGACCACCAGGCCTACGTCGGGTCCTCGGTGTTCGCGCACAAGGCGGGACTGCACGCCAGTGCCATCAAGGTGGGTCCGGAGCTGTACAACCACCTCGACCCCGGACTCGTCGGCAACGACATGCACATCCTGGTCACCGAGATGGCCGGCCGCGCGTCGATCGAACTCAAGGCCGCCGAGCTGGGTATCGACCTCGCCACCCATCCCGGGGTCGTCACCGCGGTGGTGCAGACGGTGAAGGAGCGGGAGAGCCAGGGGTGGTCGTACGAGGCCGCCGACGCGTCGTTCGCGGTGCTCGTGCAGCGCGAGCTCGCGGCGGCCGCGGCCGGTGACGGGGTACCGGTGCCCTCGCCGTTCGAGATCGAGTCGTACCGGGTCATCGTCGACGGCGAGCAGCCGGTCGCGGTGGCCGCCGACGACGGGGTGGTGCTGCGGACCGACACCCGCGCCGAGGCCACCGTCCGGGTCCGGACCGCCGGTCGCCGGGTGATCGCCACCGCCGAGGGCAACGGACCGGTGAACGCACTGGATTCGGCGCTGCGGCAGGCGTTGTCGAGCCAGTTCCCGGTGTTGGACGACGTCGGACTCGTGGACTACAAGGTGCGCATCCTGGGCGGCAACGCCGGTACCGAGGCCGTGACCCGGGTTCTGGTCACCTCGCAGCGGGGCGCCGCCCAGTGGACCACCGTCGGGGTGCACCCCAACGTCATCGAGGCGTCGTGGCTGGCGCTCGTCGACTCGCTTCGGTACGCCATCGGCGCATCCTGA
- a CDS encoding 3-isopropylmalate dehydrogenase — protein sequence MKLAVIPGDGIGPEVVAEGLKVLTGVVPDVEITSYDLGASRWHRTGELLPDSVLRELKQVDAILLGAVGDPTVPAGILERGLLLRLRFELDHHVNLRPARLYPGVSGPLAGDQAIDLVVVREGTEGPYVGNGGLLRKDTPHEIATEVSINSYFGVERVVRDAFARASRRARKHLTLVHKTNVLTYSGQLWSRVVEEVSMEFQDITVAYCHIDAAMIYLVTDPGRFDVIVTDNLFGDILTDLAAAVSGGIGLAASGNLDVSRANPSMFEPVHGSAPDIAGSGSADPTATVLSVALLLDHLGMPDSARRVEAAVAFDLATRQPGSTGRTSAIGDRLAALASS from the coding sequence ATGAAGCTGGCGGTCATCCCCGGAGACGGGATCGGGCCCGAGGTCGTCGCCGAGGGACTCAAGGTCCTCACCGGGGTCGTGCCCGACGTCGAGATCACCAGCTACGACCTCGGTGCGTCGCGGTGGCACCGCACCGGCGAGCTGCTGCCAGACTCGGTGCTGCGCGAGCTGAAGCAGGTCGACGCCATCCTGCTCGGCGCGGTCGGCGATCCGACGGTGCCGGCCGGCATCCTCGAGCGTGGACTGCTGCTGCGCCTGCGTTTCGAGCTCGACCACCACGTCAACCTGCGGCCGGCCCGGCTCTACCCGGGGGTCTCCGGCCCGCTGGCCGGCGACCAGGCCATCGACCTGGTGGTCGTCCGGGAGGGCACCGAGGGCCCGTACGTCGGCAACGGCGGGTTGCTGCGCAAGGACACCCCGCACGAGATCGCCACCGAGGTGTCGATCAACTCCTACTTCGGTGTGGAGCGGGTGGTCCGCGACGCCTTCGCCCGCGCCTCCCGCCGCGCCCGCAAGCACCTCACGCTGGTCCACAAGACCAACGTGCTGACCTACTCGGGACAGCTGTGGTCGCGGGTGGTCGAGGAGGTGTCCATGGAGTTCCAGGACATCACGGTCGCCTACTGCCACATCGACGCCGCGATGATCTACCTGGTCACCGATCCGGGCCGCTTCGACGTCATCGTCACCGACAACCTGTTCGGCGACATCCTGACCGACCTGGCGGCCGCGGTGTCGGGTGGCATCGGGCTCGCGGCGTCGGGCAACCTCGACGTCTCCCGGGCCAACCCGTCGATGTTCGAGCCGGTGCACGGCTCCGCACCCGACATCGCCGGCAGTGGCTCCGCCGATCCCACCGCGACGGTGCTGTCGGTGGCCCTGCTGCTGGACCACCTCGGGATGCCCGACTCGGCCCGCCGGGTCGAGGCCGCCGTCGCGTTCGACCTCGCCACCCGCCAGCCCGGGTCCACCGGCCGCACCTCCGCGATCGGCGACCGGCTCGCCGCGCTGGCCTCCAGCTGA
- the serA gene encoding phosphoglycerate dehydrogenase, with translation MSLPVVLIAEELAPSAIEELGDQVEVRHVDGADRAALLPALADADAVLIRSSTRMDAEALAAAPKLKVIARAGVGLDNVDVPASTSRGVLVVNAPQSNIVSAAEQAVALLFAVARRTADANASLQQGLWKRSAYTGVEIAEKTVGVVGFGRIGQLFAARMAAFDTTIIAYDPYLQPARAAALGVQLVDLPTLLAQSDIISIHLPRTKETLGLIGAEELRTVKPGVIIVNAARGGLIDEQALADAAREGRIGGAGIDVFVTEPATADNPLLGIRNVVVTPHLGASTQEAQDKAGTAVARSVRLALRGDFVPDAVNVAAAGPVSDEVRPWIGLVSRLGRILTGVAGALPSEVTVEVRGDLATQDISILELAAVRGVFGDIIDEAVTFVNAPTLAQENGLALSSTKTEEIGDYRSTVTLRAAMPGGEQRTVSGTLSGAQQVEKLVEINGRHFDLRAAGNLLVVAYPDRPGVMGSVGSLLGDAGINIEAAQISQEMAGHASIMVLRLDALPGADLLADLSGAVSASAIRGIPR, from the coding sequence TTGTCGTTGCCTGTCGTACTGATCGCCGAAGAGCTGGCACCGTCCGCCATCGAGGAACTCGGGGACCAGGTCGAGGTCCGCCACGTCGACGGCGCCGACCGGGCCGCGTTGCTCCCGGCGCTCGCCGACGCCGACGCCGTCCTGATCCGCTCGTCCACCCGGATGGACGCCGAGGCCCTCGCCGCCGCGCCGAAGCTCAAGGTCATCGCCCGCGCGGGTGTCGGGTTGGACAACGTCGACGTCCCGGCGTCGACGTCCCGCGGCGTGCTGGTCGTCAACGCTCCACAGTCCAACATCGTCTCGGCCGCCGAGCAGGCGGTGGCGCTGCTGTTCGCGGTCGCCCGCCGCACCGCCGACGCCAACGCCTCCCTCCAGCAGGGCCTCTGGAAGCGCTCCGCCTACACCGGCGTCGAGATCGCCGAGAAGACCGTCGGCGTCGTCGGTTTCGGTCGCATCGGACAGCTCTTCGCCGCCCGGATGGCCGCTTTCGACACGACGATCATCGCCTACGACCCCTACCTGCAGCCGGCCCGCGCCGCCGCCCTGGGGGTCCAGCTGGTCGATCTGCCGACGCTGCTCGCACAGTCCGACATCATCTCCATCCACCTGCCGCGCACCAAGGAGACGCTGGGCCTCATCGGCGCCGAGGAGCTCCGGACGGTCAAGCCCGGGGTGATCATCGTCAACGCCGCCCGCGGCGGACTGATCGACGAGCAGGCCCTGGCCGACGCCGCCCGTGAGGGGCGCATCGGCGGCGCGGGCATCGACGTCTTCGTCACGGAACCGGCGACCGCCGACAACCCCCTGCTGGGCATCCGCAACGTCGTGGTGACCCCGCATCTCGGTGCGTCGACGCAGGAGGCGCAGGACAAGGCGGGGACGGCCGTGGCCCGCTCGGTGCGGCTGGCGCTGCGCGGTGACTTCGTGCCCGACGCCGTCAACGTCGCCGCCGCCGGTCCCGTCTCCGACGAGGTCCGCCCGTGGATCGGCCTGGTCTCCCGCCTCGGCCGGATTCTCACCGGAGTGGCGGGCGCGCTGCCGTCGGAGGTGACCGTCGAGGTCCGCGGAGACCTGGCAACACAGGACATCTCGATCCTGGAGCTGGCCGCGGTCCGCGGGGTGTTCGGCGACATCATCGACGAGGCGGTCACCTTCGTGAACGCACCGACCCTGGCCCAGGAGAACGGGCTCGCCCTCAGCAGCACCAAGACGGAGGAGATCGGCGACTACCGGTCGACCGTCACCCTGCGCGCGGCCATGCCGGGCGGCGAGCAGCGGACCGTGTCGGGCACCCTGTCGGGTGCGCAGCAGGTCGAGAAGCTGGTCGAGATCAACGGCCGGCACTTCGATCTCCGCGCCGCCGGCAATCTGCTGGTGGTCGCCTACCCCGACCGCCCGGGCGTCATGGGCAGCGTCGGCTCGCTGCTCGGCGACGCCGGCATCAACATCGAGGCCGCCCAGATCTCCCAGGAGATGGCCGGTCACGCGTCGATCATGGTGCTGCGGCTGGACGCCCTGCCGGGCGCCGACCTGCTGGCGGACCTGTCCGGTGCGGTCTCGGCCAGCGCCATCCGGGGAATCCCCCGGTGA
- the ilvC gene encoding ketol-acid reductoisomerase, which translates to MAAEIFYEDDADLSLIQAKKVAVIGYGSQGHAHALSLRDSGVDVRVGLKEGSSSRAKAADEGLRVVTPAEAAAEADVIMILTPDHVQRHVYAESIEPHLSAGKTLAFGHGFNIRFGYIKPPADVDVIMIAPKGPGHLVRREFVDGKGVPDLIAIEQDASGDAQALALSYAAAIGGARAGVIKTTFTEETETDLFGEQAVLCGGVSRLVQIGFETLTEAGYQPEIAYFECLHELKLIVDLMYEGGIAKQRWSVSDTAEYGDYVSGPRVIDAHVKENMQAVLKDIQTGVFAERFIADQDAGAPEFKARRAEEEAHPIEATGRELRKLMSWVKAKDDYQGTAAR; encoded by the coding sequence ATGGCTGCCGAAATTTTCTACGAGGACGATGCCGACCTGAGCCTGATCCAGGCCAAGAAGGTCGCCGTCATCGGTTACGGCTCGCAGGGCCACGCGCACGCGCTGAGCCTGCGTGACTCCGGCGTCGACGTCCGCGTCGGCCTCAAGGAGGGCTCGTCGTCGCGGGCGAAGGCCGCCGACGAGGGCCTGCGTGTCGTCACCCCCGCGGAGGCCGCCGCCGAGGCCGACGTCATCATGATCCTGACCCCGGACCACGTGCAGCGCCACGTGTACGCCGAGTCGATCGAGCCGCACCTGTCCGCCGGCAAGACCCTGGCCTTCGGCCACGGCTTCAACATCCGCTTCGGCTACATCAAGCCCCCGGCCGACGTCGACGTCATCATGATCGCCCCCAAGGGCCCCGGTCACCTGGTCCGTCGCGAGTTCGTCGACGGCAAGGGCGTGCCGGACCTGATCGCGATCGAGCAGGACGCCTCGGGCGACGCGCAGGCGCTGGCGCTGTCCTACGCCGCCGCCATCGGCGGGGCACGCGCGGGCGTGATCAAGACGACCTTCACCGAGGAGACCGAGACCGACCTGTTCGGTGAGCAGGCCGTCCTCTGCGGTGGCGTGTCCCGGCTCGTGCAGATCGGCTTCGAGACGCTGACCGAGGCCGGCTACCAGCCGGAGATCGCCTACTTCGAGTGCCTGCACGAGCTGAAGCTGATCGTGGACCTGATGTACGAGGGCGGCATCGCCAAGCAGCGCTGGTCGGTGTCGGACACCGCCGAGTACGGCGACTACGTCTCCGGCCCGCGGGTCATCGACGCGCACGTGAAGGAGAACATGCAGGCGGTCCTCAAGGACATCCAGACCGGCGTGTTCGCCGAGCGTTTCATCGCCGACCAGGACGCCGGCGCGCCGGAGTTCAAGGCGCGTCGTGCCGAGGAGGAGGCCCACCCGATCGAGGCCACCGGGCGTGAGCTGCGCAAGCTGATGAGCTGGGTCAAGGCCAAGGACGACTACCAGGGCACCGCGGCACGCTGA
- the ilvN gene encoding acetolactate synthase small subunit, giving the protein MSTHTLSVLVENKPGVLARVSALFSRRGFNIHSLAVGPTENPLVSRMTISVEVSGLPLEQVTKQLNKLINVLKIVELNADSSVQRELVLIKLRVDAVTRAQVVTIVEMFRAHIVDVSPDSMTIEVTGTAPKLDAFTKLLEPFGVRETVQSGMVALGRGPRSITSAGRADTN; this is encoded by the coding sequence ATGAGCACCCACACCCTGTCCGTCCTGGTCGAGAACAAACCCGGTGTGCTGGCCCGGGTCTCGGCGCTGTTCTCCCGCCGTGGGTTCAACATCCACTCGCTGGCCGTGGGTCCCACCGAGAACCCCCTGGTCTCCCGGATGACGATCTCGGTGGAGGTGAGTGGCCTGCCGCTCGAGCAGGTCACCAAGCAGCTGAACAAGCTGATCAACGTGCTGAAGATCGTCGAGCTCAACGCCGACTCGTCGGTCCAACGCGAGCTGGTGCTCATCAAGCTGCGGGTCGACGCCGTCACCCGCGCGCAGGTGGTCACCATCGTGGAGATGTTCCGCGCGCACATCGTGGACGTCAGCCCGGACTCGATGACCATCGAGGTCACGGGCACCGCACCGAAACTCGACGCGTTCACCAAACTGCTCGAGCCCTTCGGCGTCCGCGAGACCGTCCAGTCCGGCATGGTGGCGCTCGGCCGGGGACCCCGGTCGATCACGTCGGCCGGCCGGGCGGACACCAACTAG